In a single window of the Dinghuibacter silviterrae genome:
- a CDS encoding mannonate dehydratase encodes MKLGLGLYRHMLSRPYFDFARQCGCTHLVVHLVDYFNKGVQANKNDQPIGDGSGWGLAGDPDRIWSVEELLALKKEINDAGLQWEAIENFDPANWYDILLDGPRKKEQMEQLKQLIRNVGKAGIPVFGYNFSLAGVSSRITGKFARGGASSVGMEGVDARPIPNGMIWNMVYDRDAAPGYVPAITHEELWARLAWFLQELVPVAEEAGVRLAAHPDDPPVPVVRQTPRLVYQPGLYQRLLDIMPSSANALEFCLGSIAEMTEGDVYAATEQYTDHIAYIHFRNVRGKAPSYREVFVDEGDIDMLRILKILRVRNFEGVLIPDHTPQMSCDAPWHAGMAYTLGFMNAALKLI; translated from the coding sequence ATGAAATTGGGATTAGGATTATATCGGCACATGCTGAGCCGGCCCTATTTTGATTTTGCGAGACAGTGCGGGTGTACCCACCTGGTTGTCCACCTGGTCGACTATTTCAATAAGGGGGTACAGGCCAACAAAAATGACCAGCCCATCGGTGATGGGTCGGGTTGGGGCCTGGCCGGCGATCCCGATAGGATATGGTCGGTGGAAGAACTGCTGGCGCTGAAAAAGGAGATCAACGATGCCGGTCTCCAGTGGGAGGCCATCGAGAATTTCGATCCTGCCAACTGGTATGATATCCTGCTGGATGGTCCCCGGAAAAAAGAGCAAATGGAGCAGCTAAAGCAGCTGATCCGTAATGTGGGCAAGGCGGGGATTCCCGTATTCGGTTATAATTTTAGTCTTGCGGGTGTCAGCAGCCGGATCACCGGGAAATTTGCCCGGGGCGGTGCTTCTTCGGTCGGCATGGAGGGTGTCGACGCTCGCCCTATTCCCAATGGAATGATCTGGAATATGGTCTATGATCGGGATGCAGCGCCGGGGTATGTGCCGGCGATCACCCACGAGGAGTTATGGGCCCGGCTGGCCTGGTTCCTCCAGGAATTGGTCCCCGTCGCGGAAGAGGCCGGCGTGCGACTCGCCGCACATCCTGATGATCCTCCCGTGCCCGTCGTCAGACAGACACCCAGACTGGTGTATCAACCCGGCCTCTACCAACGATTGCTCGACATCATGCCAAGCAGCGCAAATGCCCTCGAATTCTGCCTGGGCAGCATCGCTGAGATGACCGAGGGGGATGTCTATGCCGCAACGGAACAGTACACCGATCATATCGCGTATATTCATTTCAGGAATGTCAGAGGCAAGGCCCCTTCCTACCGGGAGGTCTTTGTCGACGAAGGCGATATAGATATGCTGCGGATCCTGAAGATCCTCAGGGTCCGGAACTTTGAGGGCGTGCTGATCCCTGATCATACGCCCCAAATGAGCTGCGATGCCCCCTGGCATGCCGGGATGGCGTATACCCTGGGGTTTATGAATGCTGCGCTTAAGTTGATATGA
- a CDS encoding SDR family NAD(P)-dependent oxidoreductase: MNNGIDLRHKNVLITGGGQGIGAAIGRAMAACGAHLLLNYLNAPEKAGDLASELTQRAGIKALTYQADISRPEEVAAMFDFFDRQLGPIDVLVNNAGCETIAHAIDLSLEDWDRVFNVNLRGAFICAQAAAKRMQQRRQGVILNISSIHDKVPRKGLIHYCSAKAALNMMTKCLALELAEDQIRVIAVSPGAIETEMNKEEIAAFGKAKFNGWIPLGRLGTVEDVAWTCAFLASDMAAYLTATEIYIDGGYMQNTIPYDPRTKKS, encoded by the coding sequence ATGAACAACGGGATCGATCTGCGCCATAAAAATGTACTCATCACGGGTGGAGGGCAGGGCATCGGGGCGGCTATCGGCCGTGCCATGGCGGCCTGCGGTGCGCATCTCCTCCTAAACTACCTGAATGCGCCGGAAAAGGCCGGGGACCTCGCGTCGGAGCTTACGCAGCGGGCAGGCATTAAAGCGCTGACGTACCAGGCGGATATTTCCAGGCCTGAGGAGGTGGCGGCCATGTTCGATTTCTTCGACCGGCAGTTGGGGCCGATCGATGTCCTGGTGAATAATGCAGGCTGCGAAACGATAGCGCATGCCATAGACTTGAGCCTGGAGGACTGGGACCGGGTATTTAATGTCAATCTCCGGGGCGCCTTTATCTGCGCGCAGGCGGCGGCCAAAAGAATGCAGCAGCGGCGACAAGGGGTGATACTCAATATCTCCTCGATTCACGATAAGGTACCCCGGAAGGGCCTTATCCACTATTGCTCCGCAAAGGCGGCCCTGAACATGATGACCAAATGCCTGGCCCTTGAGCTGGCTGAAGACCAAATTCGCGTCATTGCGGTCTCGCCGGGTGCCATCGAGACAGAGATGAACAAAGAAGAGATCGCCGCTTTTGGGAAGGCGAAGTTCAACGGGTGGATACCGCTTGGAAGGCTGGGAACGGTAGAGGATGTGGCCTGGACCTGCGCCTTCCTTGCATCGGACATGGCTGCCTATCTCACAGCCACCGAAATATACATCGACGGCGGATATATGCAAAATACGATACCATACGACCCAAGAACAAAAAAATCCTGA
- a CDS encoding RNA polymerase sigma factor, with protein sequence MALSSRYEEQELLCAIASGDERAFCDLYAHYFPVVFGFVLKYINVPALAEDIVQDVFVKIWEARNRLTGVRHFPAFLFSVARNHSLNVLQSVSRSQNAMATLSHHYQEQRQDDEVLNKDYSIFIEKVLRRVPPRSRDIFRKCREQGLSYEEVALEIGISRNAVKNHMVSTIRVLREAAYKELGISLGACVLLFAFPT encoded by the coding sequence TTGGCATTATCATCGAGATATGAGGAGCAGGAGCTGTTGTGCGCCATTGCCTCGGGAGACGAACGAGCCTTCTGTGATCTATATGCCCATTACTTTCCGGTCGTTTTTGGCTTTGTCCTCAAATATATCAATGTCCCTGCGCTGGCCGAGGATATAGTACAGGATGTATTTGTCAAGATATGGGAAGCCCGCAACCGGTTGACAGGCGTACGGCATTTCCCCGCCTTTCTTTTTTCCGTTGCCCGCAATCACTCGCTCAACGTGTTGCAATCCGTCAGCCGTTCACAGAACGCCATGGCAACGCTCTCCCATCACTATCAGGAACAACGGCAGGACGACGAAGTGCTCAACAAGGACTACAGCATATTTATCGAAAAAGTCCTTCGGCGTGTACCTCCCCGCTCCAGGGATATCTTCCGTAAGTGCCGTGAGCAGGGCCTTTCCTACGAAGAAGTCGCCCTGGAAATCGGTATTTCCCGTAACGCCGTCAAGAACCACATGGTCAGCACCATCCGGGTCCTCCGGGAGGCGGCCTACAAAGAGCTGGGCATTAGTCTTGGCGCATGTGTCCTGCTCTTTGCGTTCCCGACGTAA
- a CDS encoding cytochrome c: protein MKLLSIITICFAALCLAGRTHAQTFADVQPIFLSRCAPCHRPGEAAPFPLITYEDVAKRARFIKQVIQTGYMPPWRADTHYRDFANNRSLSRVERDALVKWIDAGAPRGAATQANIPEGTAYSRRPDLTLTIDSPFLVPGDDAERFLVFKLPYELPADRNIEAVEFYCNNKKIIHHINYGFYAVPDSTIDIKGGRPYIDSEDPASRQVEYDGLKKNFVYYTGWIPGASYERYPTGFGWTLPKRGVVLLTVHYSAIGADEHSVVGVNLFFTSKPILRPIQIISLGSGGVGENDIMPPLLIPAGQVDTFNLSVRTQQDQSILYIWPHMHYLGKEFTAWAETPRGDTIPLVHIPRWDFRWQELYRLDRMVRLPAGSVVHIRGVYDNTDGNPFNPFHPPRLVVSTGEMTSTNEMMTLMLLYTPSTPEDK, encoded by the coding sequence ATGAAATTGTTGTCCATTATAACGATTTGCTTTGCTGCGCTATGTCTTGCCGGAAGGACCCATGCCCAAACCTTTGCCGACGTCCAGCCGATCTTCCTCTCCCGTTGTGCCCCCTGTCACCGTCCGGGTGAGGCTGCACCCTTTCCACTGATTACTTACGAGGACGTTGCCAAACGGGCGCGTTTTATCAAACAGGTGATACAAACCGGCTACATGCCACCCTGGAGGGCCGACACCCATTATCGTGATTTTGCCAACAACCGTTCCCTCTCCCGGGTAGAGCGGGACGCCCTGGTCAAATGGATCGATGCCGGAGCGCCCAGGGGTGCCGCAACACAGGCCAACATACCAGAAGGAACCGCCTATAGCCGGCGGCCGGACCTGACACTTACCATTGACTCCCCCTTTCTGGTTCCCGGTGACGACGCTGAGCGATTCCTGGTGTTCAAGCTCCCCTACGAACTGCCTGCGGACCGGAACATAGAAGCTGTGGAATTCTATTGCAACAACAAAAAGATCATCCACCACATCAATTATGGCTTTTACGCCGTTCCCGACAGCACGATCGATATAAAGGGCGGCAGGCCTTACATCGATAGTGAAGATCCCGCTTCCAGACAGGTGGAATATGACGGCCTCAAAAAGAATTTCGTGTATTATACCGGTTGGATACCGGGTGCGTCTTACGAACGTTACCCTACGGGCTTCGGTTGGACACTGCCCAAAAGAGGCGTCGTATTGCTGACGGTCCACTATTCAGCCATTGGCGCAGACGAGCATTCTGTCGTGGGCGTAAACCTTTTCTTTACATCCAAGCCGATCCTGCGGCCCATACAAATCATCAGCCTGGGTTCGGGAGGAGTGGGGGAGAACGACATCATGCCTCCGCTGCTCATTCCCGCAGGGCAAGTGGATACATTCAACCTGAGTGTGCGCACCCAGCAGGACCAGTCGATACTCTATATCTGGCCGCACATGCATTACCTTGGCAAGGAATTCACGGCGTGGGCCGAGACGCCCCGGGGCGACACCATTCCGCTTGTGCATATTCCCCGCTGGGATTTCCGTTGGCAGGAGCTTTACCGGCTTGACCGTATGGTTCGGCTACCCGCGGGCTCTGTTGTGCATATAAGAGGTGTGTACGACAACACCGATGGCAACCCGTTCAATCCATTCCATCCACCGCGGTTGGTGGTCTCCACCGGAGAAATGACATCCACCAATGAAATGATGACATTGATGTTGTTGTATACTCCTTCGACACCGGAAGACAAATAA
- a CDS encoding RraA family protein has protein sequence MNDQQLFELFKKELYTPVVGDILDALGCYHQFLPQPIKPIHLEDKLIGRAMPVLMIDVYGPQKQPFGKLTEALDQLENGEVYLASGGEMRCAYWGEILTATAKKRGAVGAVINGYYRDTAAVLEQNWPVFSRGRFAQDSGVRTQVVDYRCDIQIGEVWVKPGSLIFGDMDGVLVIPREYEEEVIARSLEKARGEKLVRKQIENGLSSTDAFKKYGIL, from the coding sequence ATGAACGATCAACAGCTTTTTGAATTGTTTAAAAAGGAATTGTATACGCCCGTAGTCGGGGATATCCTGGATGCACTGGGATGCTATCACCAGTTCCTGCCGCAGCCAATAAAGCCGATACATCTGGAAGATAAGCTCATCGGCAGGGCTATGCCCGTATTGATGATCGATGTGTATGGTCCGCAAAAACAGCCTTTTGGCAAACTGACCGAAGCCCTCGACCAATTGGAGAACGGCGAGGTCTACCTGGCCAGCGGAGGAGAAATGCGTTGTGCTTATTGGGGCGAGATCCTCACGGCTACGGCCAAGAAAAGGGGGGCGGTCGGTGCCGTGATCAACGGATACTATCGGGATACCGCGGCTGTGCTGGAGCAAAACTGGCCTGTTTTCAGCCGGGGACGGTTTGCGCAAGACTCCGGCGTACGCACCCAGGTGGTAGATTACCGGTGCGATATACAAATCGGAGAAGTATGGGTAAAACCGGGCAGCCTGATCTTCGGGGATATGGATGGTGTCCTTGTCATCCCCCGGGAATATGAGGAGGAGGTCATCGCCAGGTCGCTGGAAAAAGCACGGGGGGAGAAACTGGTTCGCAAACAGATTGAAAATGGATTGTCCAGCACCGATGCTTTCAAAAAATATGGAATATTATGA
- a CDS encoding M24 family metallopeptidase has product MNESRKQQLDGMLQQRGAGAFLFWRPDELVLTLGYLPHWGISFLLYPRDGEPVLFVPELEPEDILPAGIAVHTFPWGVLDGPDPWEELYAGIRGVLKVRGLHRLPLSFTKDIGRSAPCRMAGEQAPLPPGLCDRLSLLCLGGYIETDTESLYTVKTPQDIAALEVTHRVATLAVRTFYRNLQPGKTEAAVAAAVEAAVQEATGSEGVDYAKAWGLVQSGINTAAAGRFNRSTGKALAAGEGVLLELSICINGYWADITRVGQTGQLPPVHKKIVDIVAEAQAAAIESMRPGVAMEVIDERARRVIRAAGYGDHFAHGLGHHVGFRYHDPGPGLWPGSRALLRPGMILTVEPGIYGVDIACGARIEDNVLVTEDGYRILSDYYRDLTI; this is encoded by the coding sequence ATGAATGAATCCAGAAAACAACAGCTCGACGGCATGCTGCAACAGCGGGGCGCAGGTGCCTTTCTGTTCTGGAGGCCGGATGAGTTGGTGCTGACGCTGGGGTACCTGCCGCACTGGGGCATCTCCTTTCTTTTGTATCCCCGGGATGGAGAGCCGGTTCTGTTCGTGCCCGAGCTCGAACCGGAGGACATATTGCCCGCAGGTATCGCCGTCCATACCTTTCCCTGGGGGGTATTGGATGGCCCCGACCCCTGGGAGGAACTGTATGCGGGGATAAGGGGCGTTCTCAAAGTCCGGGGCCTACACCGGTTGCCCCTTTCTTTTACAAAGGATATTGGTAGGTCCGCTCCCTGCAGGATGGCCGGGGAACAAGCGCCGTTGCCGCCAGGTTTGTGCGACAGGCTTTCCCTGCTGTGCCTGGGCGGATATATAGAAACTGACACCGAAAGCCTGTATACGGTGAAGACACCACAGGATATTGCCGCGTTGGAAGTAACACACCGGGTGGCGACGCTGGCCGTGCGGACTTTTTACAGGAACCTGCAGCCGGGAAAGACGGAAGCCGCCGTCGCCGCGGCGGTTGAGGCGGCGGTACAGGAGGCGACCGGGAGCGAAGGCGTTGACTATGCCAAGGCCTGGGGCCTGGTCCAGTCGGGGATCAACACGGCTGCTGCGGGACGGTTCAACAGGTCCACCGGTAAGGCGCTGGCAGCAGGCGAAGGTGTATTGCTGGAGCTCAGCATCTGCATAAACGGCTACTGGGCGGACATAACCCGGGTCGGCCAAACGGGCCAACTGCCGCCGGTACACAAAAAAATTGTCGACATCGTCGCCGAAGCGCAGGCCGCCGCCATTGAGTCGATGAGACCGGGCGTTGCCATGGAGGTCATTGATGAGCGGGCCCGCCGGGTCATCCGGGCGGCCGGTTATGGGGATCATTTTGCACATGGCCTGGGACATCACGTCGGTTTTCGGTATCATGACCCGGGGCCGGGGCTCTGGCCCGGATCGAGGGCGTTGTTGCGGCCGGGGATGATCCTGACCGTAGAACCCGGGATCTATGGTGTGGACATCGCCTGCGGGGCACGGATCGAAGACAATGTCCTGGTGACGGAAGACGGATACAGGATATTATCGGATTATTACAGGGATTTAACGATATAA
- a CDS encoding FecR family protein, with the protein MIRKRKHYREIVRRYLDHKASEEELEVFFSLIREGKLNRHLRTAMKRDENDLLKQFTGEEERASGRWRTYAIAAIICGLVVGAATWWRAGHRPITPVAPAVTAVKDMAPGRSHAVLTLQGGKSFDLDSDSKSTLTLPAGTRLVRTAAGEWVYTSPVTKEATVLYNTISAPRGGQFPFMLEDGTRVWLNAASSLRFPTAFPGGNREVFLEGEAYFEVAPDVHRSFVVRVGNEAVTVLGTTFNVNGYPDEPAIRTTLIDGSVRIERNGASILMHPGEIASITDDARVDRLADADAVGASVAWRTGYFSFDQDDIRTVMRQIGRWYDVDIRYEGPVTGELFGGTIGRDLSLMQALTILEKSQVHFRLDGKVLTVLP; encoded by the coding sequence ATGATCCGCAAACGCAAACATTACAGGGAGATTGTCCGGCGATACCTGGACCACAAAGCCTCCGAGGAGGAACTGGAGGTCTTTTTCAGTCTGATACGCGAAGGCAAGCTGAATCGCCACCTTCGTACCGCAATGAAACGGGACGAAAACGACTTGCTGAAACAGTTCACCGGGGAGGAAGAAAGGGCATCTGGCCGCTGGCGTACCTACGCCATAGCCGCCATTATTTGCGGGTTGGTTGTGGGCGCCGCGACCTGGTGGCGGGCCGGCCACCGTCCTATCACCCCTGTCGCGCCTGCCGTGACGGCCGTTAAAGACATGGCTCCCGGCCGGAGCCACGCCGTACTCACGCTGCAGGGCGGCAAGTCATTTGACTTGGACAGCGATAGCAAGTCCACGCTGACACTCCCGGCTGGAACCCGGCTTGTCCGGACCGCTGCCGGGGAATGGGTTTATACATCGCCGGTCACGAAAGAAGCGACCGTTTTATATAACACCATATCCGCGCCCCGGGGAGGACAGTTCCCTTTTATGCTCGAAGACGGCACGCGCGTCTGGCTCAATGCGGCCTCTTCACTGCGTTTTCCTACTGCATTTCCGGGAGGGAACCGGGAAGTCTTCCTGGAAGGAGAGGCCTATTTCGAAGTAGCGCCGGACGTCCACAGGAGTTTTGTGGTCAGGGTGGGGAACGAAGCGGTAACCGTGTTGGGAACGACGTTCAACGTCAACGGCTACCCAGACGAACCCGCCATACGGACGACCCTGATCGATGGATCGGTCAGGATCGAGCGGAACGGAGCCAGCATACTGATGCACCCCGGCGAAATAGCCAGCATTACTGATGACGCCCGGGTCGACCGTCTCGCCGATGCTGATGCCGTCGGCGCCTCGGTGGCGTGGCGGACCGGCTATTTCAGCTTCGACCAGGACGACATACGGACGGTGATGCGGCAGATCGGCCGATGGTATGATGTTGACATCCGTTACGAGGGGCCGGTCACAGGGGAATTGTTCGGAGGCACTATAGGCCGGGACTTGTCGCTGATGCAGGCGTTGACGATTCTGGAAAAGAGCCAGGTCCACTTCCGCCTCGACGGCAAGGTGTTGACCGTCCTGCCTTGA